A segment of the Anguilla anguilla isolate fAngAng1 chromosome 6, fAngAng1.pri, whole genome shotgun sequence genome:
CGCTCGCGGCAACGGAAAAACAGTAGCTCATGCTGGCACTGGCTTGAACTGGACTGGCACAGCAAAACCTAGCTGCAGGGTCACAGAGCTGGACGATTACTCTCAGCGTCAAGGAGACAAAGGAAGTGGGCAGGTATGCCTCAATCACGTTAGAGAATGATCGAATGAGTAAGAAGAACAATAAGGCCAATGGAAATACCTATTTACGTCTTCAATGAACATGCTAATAATCTGAAGGCTGACTCTGGATTTTGATTTCAGGCCTTAATATGAATACTTGATTTTTTAACAGCATATTACTAACATGCTATGTATTGTGCCACATTGATAACCCTGTGCTGCCCTGTGTACTTTACATGGAGACTGTGTATCGTACTGATTGCCctattgtgaaaataaaacccaAGATCGTGGCAGATTTTACTGAATTACTGTTACCGATCTCCCCTGGTTTCAAAGGCGGTGTTGCTTTTTTGTCTTATAGCACCCTCTTACGGACAAATATGGTAATACAATATCACTCTTTGTGTCAGTTTTACAATCTGAAGCAATTGATTTGGCATGGTTGTTTGGATGAGTGCTTTATGAGACTGAAATGTACTATTTGTGCTACTTTGAATTGGCTTATCATCTAAGACTGTTACTGGGGGTGATTTAAATTActgcaataaaaacatatatttgaaAAGAACTTACAGATGTTAGATATAGTAGACAGACAATACAGTAAATGCCACAGGCTGTTCTCCATACAGGGGAGCTTGATAATTGTATTTTAGCTAAAACGGAATTTGCAGTCCAGGATGAATATGTCACGAAGCAGTCGAAACACATAAAGGACACTGTATGCACAACTACACTGCAAGGAAACAGTGAACAGTTTTGAtcactgtcactgcactgctGATGTCACTAAATGTAGGTAACGGGCCACGGGGAAGCTATGACACGAAAGCTCATTACAAAAACCACAAACCTCATGAAGGCACGTTTTATGCGTTTTCTTTCCGTGCAGAAGCCGGGATCAGTTTGAATAAGACGCCGTATTGCTGCCGTCGCGTTCAGCACTCGCGCTCCACAGATGGTCCTGCGTCTCTGTGACTTCCCCGCAGGGACAGATGAAGACCCTGATGAGCAGCGACCCCTGCTGATTTTCCAGCCGCGCCTCTCAACAATGGCCGCCTGCActggaatttaattaaattattgcaGCAGTCATATGCAGAGCAGCAAAGATCCTTCTCTGTTCATGAGAACATATTTATGGAAAAATGTTAGAACAGTCaattttcccccccccccgaccactCAGGAAGACAGTTGTAGATTTGAAAGATCATTTGTCTTGTtgacatatttcatattcaagATGTATATTAACACACATCTTGATTTACATTCCAATGTACATATTGCATTTGagacttgaaatgaaaatacggcatgacatacagtatgtcttAGGGGACGCAGAGTCGCTGTGTGGTGACATCACCACGTGGCTGTGGATCGTTAATCCTGTGAGGAGGTATGAGAGAGTGACATGGATGTCTCCTTCACAGAGGCTTTCCTGTATCGATAAAGCAGCCATCTTGTGGGGAAACTCGGTTCACCTCTCATGAATACCCACACCGGCACGAGCGAACAAAACTGCTGATGACACCCCTCTTCCGCCTGCTGAACGAGGGGCGTGCCTACAGATCATCGCTCGGCCCTGGACCTCAGGGGCCTCTGATTCCGTTTCTCAGGAACTGGAAGATGTCTGAAGGGCACTGCAGCATCGTTACCGCTAAGCGAGAAGCCTTATGACCCGTACCGCGTAATGGCAAGCATAATCTGCTTAGCCGGCCAATAATGTTCCCGCAATATTGAAATCTGATGTTTATACGGCACCGCTGAAAAACAGTGGAAACATTATGCTGCATCTTGGGAGATTGGATTTAGCATTACGTGTCAGAAGAGGACGGATGTCACGACTGCGCAGTGTCTGTGAGAGACGTTCTGTGAGTCACCCACTTAGGTCTCTCATTTTAAAGTGAGTTTCATAAACAGCCGGCACAGAGTCCTTACACAACCTTTCCCTTCTGTAGCTGCGAGCCCACTCTTAATTTAGTATGGCTGCACAGTCGGTCTCgtactgatgtgtgtgtgcgtgggtccttgtgtggtgtgtgtgtgtgtgtgtggctgcctgtatgtgcatgcatatgtgtgtgtgcgtgtatgtgtgtgtgcatgcatgtatgtgtgtgttttgatgaTTGTGTATATGTGCAGCTGTATATGAGTGCGTTCAGAGATATTCTCATCAAGTGTTTGTGTGGCTTCGTCTGtccgcctctctctcgctgtctttgtctcttctgtttgtgtgtgtgtgggggtggggggtgggtgggggtgtatgTTTATGCGAGCGACAGGCTCATCAATCTCCAACCCAAGCTTACAACTGACCAGGCCCTTCATGGTCAAAGGAACTAGGAAAATTCGGGAGTAAAAACCACAATGTTTAACTGCCGCCATTCCAGCCTTTTTatgctgtttgtctgtgtttgccgATGTGGTCGTTCCTCCAGTGTGGACACACCAGAGGGGACCATCAGGAAGCTGCAGTTCCAGCTCCAATTTCCTGCCCCTGCCCGCCTCAGTTTGGCCTCAGATGGACGTTCTGAAAGCTTTTCAAATTTCAGGAAGCCTACATGGAATTTACGCATATACATGTGAGTCtacataaatattaatgctCAGAGACATTAAGGCAAAAGAACATAAACATGTTATATgccataaaaaataatcaacacAATGTGAAATTGATATTAACACAAAGACGGGGATTGCCTAAAAGTccaagatttaaaaacagcattttgcaCAAGcaatatgaatatgtatttaactgttttttaatCTAAATTTCATCTTAAATCTGCATGTTCAAAATGTTGTTGACTTTCAAGGTCATTGGGTTCTTGTAGgtaatttaattacaaataatctttttttacagataaaacAAAGGTACATATATGCATGATCCTTACATTCTGCCAATAAACATATAGCCATTATTTGactgaaaaacaacattagATCATGAGGACGGTTACAAAGAGATAGACCTGTCctaggttatatatatatattagcccTCTGGTCTATCGTATTTTCCTGTCGAGGGGAGTGATAGGTCGGCTCCTTGGTCTCTCAGGAAGAATGAGGCGGAGCTTTCTTTTCGGAGAGCCACCCGCTGATGACAAGTATTCTTGGATAATGATGGGATGGGGTGAGTCTGGCGtcatgctgttgttgttggagaggTTTTCCTCGTCCAAAAGGCTGGTAGGCCCAGGCCCACCCATTGTCGTTTGACCTGAGGTGTCTGGAACCGGTCGTGAATCTGGCGCAGCCAATGAGTCACCAAGTGAACTTCCACCCGTCTCTACATGCGCAAgtggctctgtgctgagtgACTGTGGAAGTGCAGGTGCAGGTCCTGCAATGGCTTGTGGACTAGTACCTGGAACGTCTGTCACCATCGCCCCATCTGAGTTGTCTCCTTGAAGGGTGTCGAGCAGAGGAGCATTCTCCTTTTTGGGTTCTTCCTCCACAGTCAATGTGTCCATGATCTTGCCCTCTGATTCCTGATTAGGTAGCATGTCAGTGCTTCCTTGGTTAGACAGCGGTTTTAGTTCCTCCTGCCCCAGGCCCCCTTCCAGAATGTGCTGCTCATCCTGGTCCCCCGGTGTTGGTCTCACAGAATCAACAGAATCAGAGGAAGATTGTTTGGTTCCACCCTCCACAGACATTGTATTGGCCAATTCTTTCCCAGACTCGTCTGTAGTGAAAGCTGTTTGCTCTTGAATGACGCTTTGATCTTCTTCATGAATAGACTCTgtcttgttgttttctgtgtgttgaGGTTTTGGTTCCACGAGGGCGTCTCCGAGGTCCAGCATGTGAGCACGCTGTGCTTCTTGAGTTGGACTTATATCAGGAGAGTGCACTTGGGTTTGGAGCACAGACGAATTCGGAGAGGGTCTCAGAGACTCCTCAGTTACATCTGTACGATGCAATTTTTCAGTTGCTAAAGAAGTCCCGCCTTGCACAAGCCgtgtttcctctccctcccttaaCTCCAGGTTGGCTGGTTGATCTTCAGTCGAGACCTCTTTGGGTGCCATTTCCTGTAACATCGCCACACCACAGCTGGCTAAAGGCTCTTCAGCTTTTAACTCCAGTGTTCTTGTCACATAATTTGAATCGTCTTTAACTGATGTTTGGTGTGTGACGTTCACAGTCTGAGGCTGTCTTTTCCCCTCTAGCTCTGCTGAACTTTCTTGATTGTTTCCGTCAGTCTTTCGAGAATTCTTACCCCTTTTTGAAGACTTTGAAAGTGACAGAGAATTTTCTTCTTGTGACTTCACAAGATTTGCCTCATATTCCCTTGCATCATCTTCCAGTGACAAATCCTGTTGTCTTCTTTTCTTTGTACGTTTCCTTTGAAGACAGTGTGATTCACTTATCTCTTGATCCACAGCCTCGAAATCACGTGACTCCTGCTTACTGTGCTTAACTCTATCAATTTTTCTGGAGGCCTTCGGCCTGGAAGATTTAACCCTCTGTATGGAGAGGTCATGTGATTGTTTAGTCGATGTTGTTTGGCTGAGCTTCTTCGCATGATCGGCATGGTCTGTCTTGGATACCTTACtacttcttctctttctttctgacACAGCATGGTTATCCATGCTATGTTTAATGAGTATCTTTCTGTCTTTGGAACTCAGCTTGGATTTTTTAGCCTCTGTGCCTGCTCTTTCCAGCTCTGACTGCACATCCTCCTGTTTGAGGTGTTCTTTGGGGTGGACTCTATTTTTCCGAAAGGGATTCAGGTTGAGCTTTACTTTCAATAAACCGTTAGACCACTGAACTCTTTGCTTGTGTCTCTTTAAATGGGGTCCTTTCTCACGCTTGCTGCTTTTGCTGGCCTTTTCGTTACTCAGCCTGTACTTTTCTTTGCGCTTTTGAACATCTGAACTTCTTACCTTATGACCTTCGACCTTGAGAGATTTCTTCTTTGGGGCGGTGATCATGTGCGCATCAGACCCTGTTAAGTTAAAAGTCACAGTCCTCTGCAGGGGCATGCTAATTCCAGGATTCCATATGTGAGGTTGTCTACCGTGACCCTCCATACCTGCATGTCCTTCTTTGTCATTAAGGCCCGTCTCTCTGAATGGTTGTGCATTCGGTTCCGACAGTCCCTTCCTCCAATACCTGGTCTCGAGAGTTCCTTCTTTGGTGGTCTCCACTTCGGCAGTCCTGACGGTACTCCCAGCTTGCCTGTACTCGTGGGTTTTGAGACAGTGTGCACAGTGGATGGTGAGATAGTCTGGCAGAGTATGGATCTGGGTCTGGGTATGGCCATTATGGCGGGAGTAACCGCCACCGAAGTCCCTACGAGTTCCGCTTGTTTGCGTTTCACCGTGTGTAGCGGTGAACGGGGTGGGTGCATCTCTGCGGAAGGGCGGTGGGTGGCGAATGTGACTCAACGGCTGTTTATCTCCCGTGAAATGCTCCAAATCCATGCGATGGTACAGGACATCCTCTTGCCTGTTCAAAGAGCTTCGGCCACCTTGTCTCTGATATTGGCCCTGACCTCCCAAGTCTGTAGTGCAAGATAAAAATAGCTGTATGGATAGCATTAAACAAAGAGCATGCAACTACAAAACAATCCCCTATATTCAGAGACACAACCTTGATTCTAGCTAGTATCTTTGATTCAATAATCTTCTCTCCTTTCATAGAGAAAGACAGGCATTGTTATCACCTCATTTTGCCATAATGCCACGTATTGCTGCATATCTAATGAGTAATTATCCAGAATCAACTTTaaattattgttaaaaaaaaaaaaaaaaaggctatttaGCATTGTAGTGGCAAAGGCAGGTTATATAGCAGCTGTTTCCTTTGATATGAGAGGAACATTAATTATGTAGTCCCCAATGTCCAGTTCATGATCTGCATATGAACATGGATGACTAATAGaccttttatgtttttaactgcCTTCCACTCCTGGTGGCGGGCCTCAGCCGTTGCCAGAGCGatactgtgacacacacacacgccccgtCTGCTAaccatccaccccccctccagtgCCCACCTGGACTGCAGTGATGGCAGACGAAATTGTGCTTTGGAACAGCTAGCCCCAGGCCAGATGGGACCCCGTCTCTGAGCCAGGGCCCCTGGTTCGACAGCTCCCTGTTGTTTGGACTCATCAGCTTGGTCTCCTGCCCTGGGTGGGTTATGGAGAGGACCTGTGTCTTGCCGTCCCCTGTGAAGCTCCACTCCGGGAGCCCTCGATTTTGGACGGCCCCGCCGAGGTGAACGCCTCCTTCATCATCCCAGTTCCTGTCCCTCCAAGCGCTCAAGGCTCCTTTTAGCTCCAGTTTGGAGTAAAAAATGTACAGGACTCCCACTGTTAGTCCCACACCCCCTGCGATTAATCAAGACAGACATGGCGTTGGCTATCTGTTACTTTGTGCTATTAAGCGGTGCATTATCACATTGTgagaattcatttaatttacagtaaatatcagtCTGCAGTGCTACAGTGTTATATAACTCTAGCACATTGGATAAAAAGTACcctatcagagtaaaatgtactctatcagagtttaTTCTACTCTGAGCCTTTGCTAAAATCTACAATATAATGAGAAGAGCAGGGAATTTAGTGACAGTGTTGAGTTTGGGTTATATGGAACCCAGAGATACTGATTCCACTAAAAAGTCCAGTCTGaggttttattgatttatttgctgTCTGTAAGAATGCATTTTCTTTAGAAAGTGAGAAAAGGTgcataatttaatcaatttctgCCCTTTGTTTCTACTATCTACCTTATTAATACCTATAATgcttcaataaaatattaagcgGCACAGGTCTCCCCATGTGAATCATCTGCTCAGGATCTGAGCCAAAACTTGCTGtggagcatttttaaaaattataactTGTTGCAAGGTGTTAAACCTGTGTACCGGAGAGGCAACATACTCTATGAAACTAATTTTCATGCACAACAGTATGCATACTCCCAAATAAAATTAGACATGGCAGATACaagcaatcaaaatatttttcattattaaaaccacaaacaataacagcaactaCAAACCGTAACCacaatcagaaaaatataattacagcCTTCCAGGAGGCATTTATGCTCCTGTCACCACGTGGAAGCAAGCAATTATTGTATGAACAATTATGAAAAGGATAATTATTCCTTTTCAAACAACTCACTTGATTTCACTGTCTTCCGAAGAACACCGTTCAGGGATTTAACCCTTTTGAGAgtgggctttttaaaaataatgctttatcaaaattctaagtcagtgttccagtcCATTTATTTCACTTACCAATATAgtgattgctacatcagcattagaacgttcggTTACGAACATTCCGATCACATATTTGCGATCTTACATCTTGAAGGGTTAAGAGGGCCAGAAGAAGAACCTTACCGGCGAAGAAGAACAACGCGGCCAAAGAGACGTCCCTGGCGTACTGACGGGCGGAGATGCCGCCCTTGGCGGCGATCACCACGGTGATGTTCTCGTTGGGCGGCACGCAGTTGGCCTCGGTGAGCTGCAGCACGGTGTGCACGGCGGGGTTGGCGGCGCTCAGGCAGACCAGCTGCCTGCCGTTGTACAGGACCTTGTCCGGGGCCTGCATGTAGCTGCTGAGGAAGGCCGACAGCTCCTGCAGCTCGCAGGTGCAGTTCCACCGGTTGTGGTCCAGGTTGAGGGCCGAGAGCCAGGACAGGTAGGAGAAGGCGTCCGGGGCCGTGCGCAGGCTGTTCCGGGACAGGTCCAGCCTGCGCAGCCGGGGCAGGGCCCGGAAGCTTCCGCGGCCCACGTGCTCGATCAGGTTGTCCGACAGGTCCAGCGTCTCCAGGTTCTCCAGGTCGGACCGGAAGGTGGCGGACCCCAGGCTGGTGATGAGGTTCCCCTCCAGCTGCAGGGTGAGCAGGGTCCCCAGGTCCCGGAACCAGCCGCCGTCGATGACACGGATGGCGTTGTTCCCCAGCTGCAGGATCTCCAGGCTCCAGAGCTGGCTGAACGTGGAGCTGAATATGGACGCGCTCGTGATGAGGTTGTGGTCCAGGAGCAGCACCCTGAGGACCGTGAGGTTCCGGAAGGCGCTCTCCGTGATGTTGGCGATGGCGTTGTTGCTCAGGCCCAGCATGGTCATGTTTGACAGGTCCGAGAAGTTGCCATTGCCCACAGAGTCGATCTGCCCGTCTGTGAGCATCAAGACCTTAGTGGTCTCGGGAACTCCTGCAAATGACAAGATAACAAATtgaactgaacacacagcattGCTGCTGCACatgttacatattttattatcatgTCTATTTTTGATGGACTTGTGTCAATCACCCTCACCTATGATGTTGGAGAGCTTGTGGCAGATGATGGCATCCTCCGAGCACACTACACAGGAagcgggacaggaagtgatgtgcCTGACATATGTGAATGACATCAGCATCACAAGGAGAAAACCTGGAATTTACATTTGAAGGGAGAGATTGAGATAATCTGGGTATGGTGTACACAATGCCATCAACCACAAGTTACTGAAATACCTGAAGTGTATTTGTTTAAGACATTTTATACCTGTAATTTGTATAATTATAGAAAGGAAAAGTACCAAGAATAATATTAtagttaaaataatatttacaacaaAGCAAGGTGATAATAATTTGTGTTCACATGTCAGATAGATGAAGAGTGAAGAGAATCGCTTATCATACATTATAGGTTTGGTGATTATGTGGCTTTTGTGATCAAAAAGCTTGGCAGCTAAGCTAATGCTAGTGTGATCTTACCTCTCATGATTTGCTATTCAAAATGTTGCATGGTGCCTCATGTGTACTCCCAGATTAAGAAAACAAGTCTGCGGGCTTTTGCAGATGAAACTGTGGGCAACATCACTTCTCCTGAGGGTAGCAGTTCAACATTGGAGAGGAGCACTGTGGAGTACAGTAGTTAATCCTTCAACATGcatatcacaaatatgtaattagaacattcttaactgaacattctcgggctgatgtaacaatcactactggcaattgaaagcaagGGAGTTTGAGAACACCGACATAAAATTAATCAAGCATCAAAATCATTGCATTTCCGATATCGTTACTTTCAGATACAGGGCAGAGCCAAAATATGTAAGTTAATCCTCTAGttttacaaaattacaaaatcatGTGGTGTGTGATAAGTGCTGGGACAGTTTAAATGTTCTCAACGACCTGGGAAGGGCTTTTAAtgcctgtgaatgtgtgtgtgtgtgcgcacgcgtgtgtgcatatgtgtgtgtgtgtgcgcacacgtgtgtgcgtgtgtgcatatgtgtgtgtgtgcgctcgtgtgtgcgtgtgcctgatTAACATTAACAGCAGCAGCTTCCTGTCTCCCGCCCACTCCTTGGCCTGTTTAATTGTACAGAGTGGGAAGACTGCAGCCACTTGGCAGTGCTTTAGCTGCTGCTTTGAGCCACAGCCCACTCTCAATacccagactgcactgcagcGAACCCCGTGGGTGGATCACATCATATGCTGTTCCTAGAGCACATTGTTTCGAACACTTCTTCAGTATAGTCCCTCCAGTCCTGAGTTTAAAAAGCCTTTCTGAAATAATAAGACCAGCACACTTGAGTTATATTTATAGTAGCCTATAAATAGGGGAAGGAATatatatcattttccatttgaatgCATTTGAGATGCATGCCATCTAACAGGCTAGACTGACAAGAGAAttggaattaaaacaaaactatttgtCACCCACCAGCTGGCATTGCAAATAATAACTCATAACCAAGAGATGCATCAGACAAGCCTTCCTCTGTCCACCCAACCAGTCCGGTGTTGCCAGTATTTAGTGTGAGACGGTGACACGCAAACTGATAAAACATGTATGACATTCTGTCCGTTACTTCACCTGGTTGCCCATTTTGTATTTGCCTGTGTTCTCCAGACGCACTAAGGAGGGGACGCATGGCAACGATCATCACATAAACACTGAGACTTAGACATGTGCCAGACTTCTTAGGTTTCTGTCTGTAAAACAGTGCTCTTAGAAACAGCACTGTATTCCTAGCCAGGTGATGCATCTGCTAGGCAGTGCAGCTGTCTGGTGATGTTGCGATGTCTGCATCCACCAATCAGCCATAGCCTGGTGTACCCAAGCTCACACCTAGCGTAGGGCTAGAATGCCAGCCAGCCTACTAGCCTGGCAAACAATGCCCATGCCAATATCTACATGCTGAAACAACCCAGAGGAATCCTGGTAAGCTTGATACATTCCctaatttaaacatatttacagGTTGCTGCCAATGTCACTTTTAAGAGCTACAACACTTCAGCCACTAAATTCTGGTTTTGGAAACCCATGTCCCTCCCCACTTCAAAACATTGCAGAGCACAAAAACACTTCTAAAGTTACTGCAGTGGCTAAACGTAGTACCAGTTGATGCTGCTAAAAGTAACTGTAAATTTACCAGACTGATATGGAAAAACTGCTACAGCTAAGCCTTACTACGCAAAGAGAACGTCATCCCCCACAAGGGCAATATAGTATGCTTACCTCACAGCCAGAAACTCGGGGACATCAGGTGTGAAACAGGTTGATTACAGTCTCCCTGCCAGTCTTCCGGTTGGCCCAATTATATTCCCAGAAATTTTATCAGAATCTTCTCAAGGGCCCCGAAATGTATTATCAGAGCATTCTGAACCCGATCGGGAAGGGTCTGTGTGTAAGGTTACCGACggacagagcatgctcagttcgGCGGCTGTTAcctgagctcacacacacctgtgacgTGCCCGATCTCGTGCCTAGCTTGTCAGCAACAGCGACCAGTGCACATCTCATCCGGTTCATGAACAGCACTGAGGGTGTGTTCACCCGGCACtgctgggcagcagtgtagcataatggttagggaactgggcttgttgCAAAAGTTGCAGcttcaattcccaggtggggaacTGCCATTGcacctttgagcaaggtgcttaacctaaATTGcctaacagtaaaatactgaggtgaataaatagattttatgtAAAAAGAATGCAAGTTGTCAAAGTCACTTCGTATATAAGTTGTTATGGTCAATCAGATTGCAAAAGCtttctggtattttttttttttttttgatttgccAATATGACGTTCTATCCTAGGCTTTCGAAGCTTGCTatggaaatgcattatgggaaataaCTTCTGAAATGTACAGCACATTTATTCATGTCATGGTCATCTATTTTACAATGCCTTTGTTATGAATTCCATGGTTGTGTTTACTTAACATGGACCATACattgttgcagtgaaaatgaatAGATGGCAATGAAAGTGGGACTACAGTTTTCACAGTCCTCAGGAAAATAGATAAAGGGAAAAGCTTAATATGGTGCCcaaacagaatatatatattaaaagtaATTTATCAAAAAACCTTCCTGGATCTTATCTGCagcaaaatatattcaaaaaagAATCTCTCAGCAACACGAAGGAAGATCTGAATGATGtggaaaaatattataaaacaagCAAAGGAAAAAGATTAATTCATCCTTGACAagcaataaaatctaaattaaacaGAACTTCAGATGAAGGCCTTCAATTGCAACAGCAGCGCATTTCCACTTAAAAGCACCAGAAGTGGCCTATTCAAAGAAGCAGTGTATCTTCATGCTGATTCAATTTAAATCTGAAGCTATAGTTGTGcttagcaaaaatatttttgcaaaattAACCCATGAATGATGtaaacacaagaaaacaaacccTGATCAGttacaacacacaaacatattttagcAGGAATAGCAGCATTTacgtttaaatataaatatatacagtgtatttatttctgattggtACTTTCCATTCACTtcacaaaaagaataaaagatcATCAAAATACAGTATTCCTATGACACTCATGTCTGTTTTGTCAACAGCAGTCAACTGCATACAAGTACGTTGGATATAACTGAGTACATGGCAGTTTATGAGTGAGATTATAGAGCTAATCACGGATGGGgtaatttcattgaaaaatcaGCATTGAACATTGAAATACAGCTGGTGTATTTGCCATACAGcttaatattacattaaataacACTTCTGCGCAGCAATCAACACATTCAGAATGAACACTTCTTTTCACACACAGCAGGTTCAAGTGAATGACACCGTCAGAGGGACGGTGTGCCATGCAATTCACCCCGAATCCGACTGGACCCGCGCGCGGTGGAAAGCGCGCTACATTCGCGGGCGCAAGTGCTCTACACGAACGCCTTTCTACGCGCTCTCGCACAAAGGGCGTGATTTCGGCACCGCGCGTAGGGGCGTAAGCTGTGACATAcgccctccccctgccccgcgCCGGAGGCAGACGGAGGCCTGTTGAGACGACGATCGTCCCCGAACGCTTCGCCATACGGCGCGGTGTGACGTCAAAGGCCGCACGCGCTCTGGATATGAATTATTTCTGCCGcgggagcagggctgggtttggggaggggggggggggggcggtgtcgGCTTTCTGGGCCTCGATGAA
Coding sequences within it:
- the lrrc53 gene encoding leucine-rich repeat-containing protein 53, producing MRGFLLVMLMSFTYVRHITSCPASCVVCSEDAIICHKLSNIIGVPETTKVLMLTDGQIDSVGNGNFSDLSNMTMLGLSNNAIANITESAFRNLTVLRVLLLDHNLITSASIFSSTFSQLWSLEILQLGNNAIRVIDGGWFRDLGTLLTLQLEGNLITSLGSATFRSDLENLETLDLSDNLIEHVGRGSFRALPRLRRLDLSRNSLRTAPDAFSYLSWLSALNLDHNRWNCTCELQELSAFLSSYMQAPDKVLYNGRQLVCLSAANPAVHTVLQLTEANCVPPNENITVVIAAKGGISARQYARDVSLAALFFFAGKVLLLALLTLQDDEQHILEGGLGQEELKPLSNQGSTDMLPNQESEGKIMDTLTVEEEPKKENAPLLDTLQGDNSDGAMVTDVPVK